The Vibrio aerogenes nucleotide sequence AACAACTCAGATTCGATGAGATCCTTTGGTATTGCTGCCATATTCAAAGCAATAAATGGCTTTTGTGAGCGCGGGCTATGTCTGTGTAATGCATGTGCAACTAACTCTTTCCCTGTCCCTGATTCACCATTAATCAGAACCGAAATAGAAGAACGTGAAAGACGGCCTATTGCTCTGAATACTTCCTGCATTGCGGGTGCTTCTCCAATGATCTCCTGAGTATCATCGGCATTTGTGATTTGATCTGAGTGCTCTCTTTTCTGTTCCTGACTATGTGCGATAGCTCGTTCGACTAAAGTGAGTGTCTCATCGACATCAAATGGTTTGGGGAGATATTCGAAAGCTCCCTTTTGGTAAGCGTTGACTGCTGCATCTAAATCTGAGTGAGCTGTCATAATGATAATTGGTAATTCAGGAGATGATGCATGCACTTGATTAAGTAGCTCGATTCCATCGATACCCGGCATTCTGATATCGGATACAAGCACATCGGGGATTTCTCGCTCTAAAGCCATCAAGACGCTTTCTGCGTCAGAAAACGTTTCACATTTAATATTGGCAGATGACAAAGTTTTCTCCATAACCCAACGGATTGAACTGTCGTCATCAACAACCCAGACATATCCTTTGCTCATATCATCTTTTCCTTTATATCTTTATTTTATTGGTAAATAAATTGTAAATGCGGTTCTTCCGGGCCAGCTCTCTACGTCGATTTTACCGCCATGTTGATCGATGAGGTTTTGAGAGATGGACAGGCCTAATCCACTCCCTCCTTCTCTGCCGCTGACCATAGGATAAAAAAGAGTATCCTGTAGTTTCGAGGGAATACCCGGGCCGTTATCAATGATTTCAATGCGTGCAACCAACTTATGTCGCTGTCCGTGAATATTAGCCTGATGCACCGTTCTGGTGCGAAGAATTATTTTGCCGTGAGCTTGCTTTGTAAGGATCTGAGCGGCATTGTTAACGATGTTGAGTAATGCCTGTTCTATTTGGTCTGTATCCATAATAATATCTGGCAGGCTCGGGTCATAATCCCGCTCTATAACCAGGTTTGCATTTGCATCTAATTCAACAAGTTGCCTTACTTTTTCTAAGATTAGGTGCAGGTTTTCCGAATATTTATTACCTGGTTTTTGTGGGCCTAAGAGACGATCAACCAAAGCTCTTAATCTGTCTGCCTGCTCAATTATTATTTGAGTATATTCTGTCAGACTTTGGTCCGGCAGAGTTCTCTCAAGCAATTGGGCTGCTCCCCTTAATCCACCAAGTGGATTTTTTATTTCGTGGGCTAATCCCCGGATCAGTAACTTGGCTGCCTGTTGCTGAGCATGTTGGTTTAATTCCTGACTTAGTCTTCGTTGTTGTCCTATTTTTCTCATTTCAATCAATAGCATAAGTTTTTTTTGCCATGTAATAGGACTGACGGTGACCTCAAGCATTAATGGTTTACCATCCACGACAAATGTCACATCGCTGTCCGTGATGCTTTGACCACTTTGTAATGGTTGGGAAAGCAAAGCGAGATCCATTGATGCATGTTGAATCAGGTTAGATAGAGGCTGATCAATAATTCTTTTAACACTTTGAGAAAATAGTTGCTCTGCTGCCGGATTAGCATATCGAACACACAAGGACTCATCCAGAATCAGCGTGGATGTTACAATATTATTTAATATTGTTTCACAAAGTTCACTACCCATCGTGCACCTTCTATGCTCAATAATGATGCGCACCAAATTGGTGCGATGATAAAATAAGTATGATGTAATAAAAGATAAAAACAAGGCTTTGTTACTGAAATAGCGGTGAAAATAGAGGGTTATTTCAGATTAACAATCTTAAGAACTAGCGATGTCTATCTATATCAGAAGATGCAATTATCTTGCCTGATGAACCGAAAAGTTGAGAGATTATGAGTTAGGATTTCAAGCTTGTAGATTCAATGATTGTGAATAAAAAAACCTGCCATATGGCAGGTTTTTTTTCAGATAAAATCACATGTAATGATTCATATGGTGCATTAAACAGAATAGTACATTTCAAACTCAACAGGGTGAGTTGTCATGTTAAGTTTCTCGACATCCTGAGCTTTCAAGTCAATATAAGAATTGATGAAGTCATCTGAGAATACACCACCTTCAGTCAGGAATGCGCGGTCAGCATCCAAAGCTGCCAGTGCTTGATCTAATGATTCAGCAACTGTTGGAATCTGAGCTGCTTCTTCTGCTGGCAGATCATATAAGTCTTTGTCTGCTGCATCTCCTGGGTGAATCTTATTCTTAATTCCGTCAAGGCCTGCCATCAGCATTGCTGCAAACGCAAGATAAGGGTTAGCCGTTGGATCAGGGAAACGAACTTCGATACGACGCGCTTTCGGACTTGGGACGACAGGAATACGGATTGATGCTGAACGGTTACGAGCTGAGTAAGCAAGCATTACAGGTGCTTCGAATCCTGGAACCAAACGCTTATATGAGTTTGTTGATGCGTTAGCAAAAGCGTTGATTGCGCGTGCGTGCTTGATGATACCGCCAATGTAGTAAAGTGCTGTTTCAGACAAGCCGCCGTATTTATCACCAGCAAACAGGTTTACACCATCTTTAGCCAGTGATTGGTGGCAGTGCATACCCGAGCCATTATCACCTACAAGTGGTTTAGGCATAAACGTTGCAGTTTTATCGTATGCATGAGCAACATTATGAACAACATACTTATAAATCTGTATTTCGTCTGCTTTTGATGTCAGCGTATTAAACCGGCAAGCGATTTCGTTTTGACCTGCTGTCGCAACTTCATGGTGATGCGCTTCAACAACTAAGCCCATTTCTTCCATAATCAAACACATTGCAGAACGAATGTCTTGAGATGAATCAACAGGTGCCACCGGGAAATACCCGCCTTTTACACCAGGACGGTGGCCTTTGTTTCCACCTTCAAGACTCGCACCCGTGTTCCATACAGCTTCAATATCATCAATTGAATACATTGCGCCAGACATGCCACTATTGAACTTCACGTCATCGAACAGGAAGAATTCTGGTTCAGGGCCGAATAATACTGTATCGGCAATACCAGCAGAACGCATGTAGTCCTCAGCTCTTTTAGCAATAGAGCGAGGGTCACGGTCATATCCCTGCATTGTTGTTGGTTCAAGTACATCACAACGGATATTCAACGTTGAATCTTCAGTGAATGGATCCAACACAGCAGTTGATGCATCTGGCATCAAAACCATGTCAGATTCATTAATCCCTTTCCAGCCAGCAACAGAAGAACCATCGAACATTTTACCTTCTTCGAAGAAGTCTGCATCGATTTGGTGAGCAGGAATAGAAACGTGCTGCTCCTTACCTTTTGTATCTGTAAAGCGTAAGTCAACAAACTTAACTTCGTTCTCTTGGATCAGCGATAAAACATTTTCTACTGACATCTTGGATAACCTCCAGTGTTAAAAAATCGGTAAAAGCGCAATTTGGTTGGCAAATTAAACTTCAATTAATGTTTATGCATTTAGTTAACTGAAGCTAAAATTCGACTAGCCAGAATCATGCCATGACTATAAATCCTTTTAATTCAATATATTAATAGTAAAAAGTGATTTTTACCAAAGTTCATTGCACTAAAATGATTCGTGTGTTGCACCAACTTGGTGTGTTAAATTAGCGGATGCACCAATTTTGAAAAATATACTCATATTCAGCACCATGAATAGGCAACTTGTCAAATCAGATCATCCTGCTTTTCATTTGTTTATGCTTTATATCAAAAATCGGGATGTAATGGTTATCATTATTATTAAGATAATTGTTTTTTCCTGATGGACTATATTATTCAGGTGCCTTCAGGTTCTTTTTCTGTGTTTTATCGTATCTAATCATGTTTCAGGTCACATATTTCTGGGCATTTCGTCAAAATCTGGTACATTATTGAGCGTTTTTTAACTCTGAAAGGGCATTGTTTGATTGATGATGGAAACAGTGCCTGAACTTAATAAGTGATAGTAAATCCATGACAACTCCACAGATTGATAAATTAAGAAATATTGCAATTATTGCACACGTTGACCACGGGAAGACAACCCTTGTCGACAAGCTGTTACAACAATCCGGGACTCTACAGTCTCGTGGTGAAGTTGAAGAACGGGTCATGGACTCGAACGATATCGAAAAGGAACGTGGGATAACGATTCTGGCTAAGAATACCGCGATTCTCTGGAACGACTATCGAATCAACATTGTTGATACTCCCGGACACGCGGACTTTGGTGGTGAAGTTGAGCGGATTATGTCGATGGTCGATTGTGTGTTGCTGATTGTTGACGCTGTTGATGGTCCAATGCCTCAAACTCGTTTCGTCACTCAAAAAGCATTTGCTCATGGTTTAAAACCGATCGTTGTAATTAATAAGATCGACCGTCCGGGCGCACGGCCGGACTGGGTCATGGATCAGGTCTTTGACCTTTTTGATAATCTGGGTGCAACTGATGAACAGCTGGACTTTCAGGTAGTTTATGCATCAGCACTGAATGGTTGGGCTTCGTTAGATGAAGGTGAAACAACCGAAAATATGGAAGCTTTGTTCCAGGCGATTGTTGATAACGTCGAAGCTCCAAAAGTTGACCTGGAAGGTCCTCTGCAGATGCAAATTTCTCAATTGGATTATAGTTCATACGTCGGTGTTATCGGTGTTGCTCGTGTAACCAGAGGTAAGGTTAAACCGAACCAGCAGGTAACCGTTATTGGCGCTGATGGTAAGACCCGTAATGGTAAAGTGGGTACAGTATTGGGTTATCTTGGGCTTGAGCGTCATGAAGTTGAACAAGCGACTGCGGGTGATATTGTGGCGATTACCGGTCTTGGAGAATTAAAGATTTCAGATACCATCTGTGATACAAATGCTGTTGAAGCAATGAAGCCATTATCTGTTGATGAACCGACGGTGACGATGACATTTCAGGTCAATACCTCTCCGTTTGCCGGCAAAGAAGGTAAATTTGTTACTTCAAGAAATATCCTGGAACGCCTGGAAAAAGAGCTGGTTCATAACGTCGCGTTACGTGTAGAGCAGACTGATGATCCTGATAAATTCCGTGTGTCAGGTCGTGGTGAGCTCCATCTTTCTATCTTAATTGAGAATATGCGCCGTGAAGGATTTGAATTAGCTGTTTCGCGTCCTGAGGTCATCATTAAGGAAGAAAATGGTCAACTGATGGAACCGTTTGAAACCGTTACGATTGATGTGCTGGAAGAACACCAGGGTGGGATTATGGAGAATATTGGCTTGCGTAAGGGCGAGCTGAAAGACATGTCTCCTGATGGAAAAGGTCGTGTTCGTATGGATTTTGATATGCCATCCCGTGGTTTGATTGGGTTCCAGACTGAATTTATGACACTGACATCTGGTTCTGGTCTGCTTTATCACACATTCGATCACTATGGACCGCACAAAGGCGGCACAATTGGCCAGCGAAATAATGGTGTTCTGATATCGAATGCAACCGGTAAGGCACTGACTTATGCACTGTTTAACCTTCAGGATCGTGGAAGACTGTTTGCAGAACACGCAGATGAAGTGTATGAAGGTCAGGTCATTGGTATCCATAACCGTTCGAATGACCTGACAGTGAACTGTCTGAAGGGTAAGCAACTTACCAATGTCCGGGCTTCTGGTACAGATGAAGCTCAGGTTTTGTCCCCTGCAATTAAATATACGCTTGAGCAGGCACTTGAGTTCATTGATGATGATGAGCTGGTGGAAGTCACGCCTGAAAATATCCGGATCCGGAAAAAGCATTTGACGGAGAATGACAGAAAACGAGCTGCACGTACTGAAAAATAAATTGCTGGCAGCTTTCATAATGTCAATGTAAAGGGTGAAAATTTTTCACCCTTTTTTTATGGGTGTGACTGGTTCTCACTATATTAAACTGAGTTCGTTTGTCAGGTTTTTGTTGTATATTAAGCGCTGGATAGTTTAGCTGGGGAGAGTCTGTTTGAATTTATCGGCATATCTTATCTCATTGACGTCATATTTTGATTATTTGAGAGCCAGATTAAAGCATGACAGGATACATGTGAATGCGGGGTATCTTGCTTACATTTCTCTGTTGTCATTGGTTCCGATGTTGACAGTTCTTCTTTCTGTTTTATCAGCATTTTCTTTATTTGATGGTGTCGGTGATACGCTTCAGACTTTCATTATTTCACACTTTGTTCCCACTGCCGGAGAAGCGATTAATCAGGCTTTAAGAGAGTTTGTCTCGAATACCAGTAAAATGACAACATTTGGTGGGATATTTCTGTTCGTTGTTTCGCTTTCACTGATATCAAATATTGATAAAACGTTGAACTATATTTGGCGGGTAAAGAAGAAGCGTCGCTGGGCTCTTTCTTTTTCTGTCTACTGGACAATATTAACGCTTGGCCCCTTGTTTATGGGGACCAGTATTGCCGTTACTTCGTATGTCACTTCGCTGAATTTAATTGATAATGAGACATTTAACAGTGTCACTCAAATCTTATTACGCTGGTTACCTTTTCTGCTGACACTCTCTGTTTTTACCGGACTTTATATTTTTGTACCCAATACACCGGTTCAGGTCAGGCATGCTGTTTATGGTGCTTTTGTTGCTGCAATGTTGTTTGAGTTGAGCAAGAAATGTTTTGCACTATATATTACACACTTTCCTTCTTATCAGTTGATCTATGGTGCTATTGCTATTATCCCGATTTTATTTGTCTGGGTTTTTCTTTCCTGGCTAATCGTTTTACTTGGTGCTGAGGTGACGGCCTCACTCGGTGAGTATAATCTCTGGAGACAGGATGCAGACGTGATAGAATCAGAGCCTTTGTCTGGTCAAATGATTGAAACCGAAGAAAGGAAAAATTGTGATAGCATTGATTCAGAGGGTGTCTGAAGCTTCAGTAACGGTTGAGGGTGAAATCATTAGCGAAATTCGCCAGGGACTGTTGGTTTTATTAGGCGTTGAGAAAGACGATGATGAAGCAAAAGCGAAGCGTTTAGTTGACCGTGTGACGACATATCGTGTATTTGAAGATGAATCAGGAAAGATGAATAAAAATGTTCAGCAGGTAGATGGGGAATGTTTGGTCGTATCTCAGTTCACACTGCCGGCAGATACACGTAAAGGGACGAGAGCAGGTTTTTCCAGAGGCGCTAAGCCGGAAGATGCTGAACGTTTGTATGATTATTTTTCTGATTTATGTGAACAAGTTGTACCAACTGCCCGGGGAATCTTTGCAGCGGATATGAAAGTCGCTTTGGTAAATGATGGACCAGTTACTTTCTGGCTACAGGTTTAACTGACCCGTTTCGCTGATTATATGGACCATACTCATGTTTAAAATTATTAGCCCAACCACAGAAAATCAACTCAATAAGTATTATCAGTTTCGCTGGCAAATGCTGCGTGAGCCATGGCAAATGCCATTCGGCTCTGAGCGGGATGAATATGACTCGATGAGCCATCACCGCATGATTGTTGATTCCCGGGGAAGACCAATGGCTGCCGGACGTTTATACATCACGCCTGATTGTGAAGGTCAGATTCGCTATATGGCAGTCAAGTCCAATAGAAGGAATCGTGGTATGGGGGCTCTTTTACTGGTGACTCTGGAGTCTCTTGCCCGTCAGGAAGGTGCAAAAAGGTTGGTTTGTAATGCCAGGGAAGATGCCATTGGATTTTATGAAAAGAATGGTTTTGAACGGCGTGGTGAGCTTAGCGATGAAAAAGGGCCTGTTCGTCATCAGCAGATGGTGAAAGTTTTGGATCCTATGGTCAATGTTCAGCGAAAACCTCAGTGGTGTTCAGAGCTGCAGGAGCGTTGGGAGCACCAGATTCCGATCAGTGAGAAAATGGGGATCAAGGTGAATCAGTATACGGGCTATCAGTTTGAATGCAGCGCGCCTATCAACCCCAATCTGAACCCTCATGATACGATGTTTGCCGGCTCAGTGTTTACGCTTGCTACATTAACGGGTTGGGGCATGGCGTGGCTGTTGATGAAAGAACGTAATTTGTATGGTGATATTGTGCTTGTTGACAGCCGGATACGCTATCGTCATCCCATTATTCAAAGCCCGGTGGCTGTTACTTCGTTAGATGAAATCAGTGGTGATCTTGACCGGTTAGAATCCGGACGAAAAGCCCGGATTATCGTCAATGTCATCGTAAAAAGTGGCGATGAAAGTGCTGTGCAGTTTATCGGAACCTATATGCTGATTCCAAATTACAAAGCACTACTGGGACATCAATAGACCGGACCCATCATCCACTATGGTGTAGCCATATCGTTTGAGTGATTTTTCTCAGTTGCTGTACTCACATCTGATTGAAGTAAATTATATTGGCGATCAGCTTTTTTTAGTGAAAGCTGATCGGTACCAGTTTCAGCGAAATTCCAGTGTCCCCGAATGGTTAAATCTCCTTCTTCTGGTCCCAGAACTGTTTCCGGGAGGGTTATTCTCCCCCTATCCGCTGATATCAGTGTATCAGGCATGCTGAATTCAATATTCTTGTCATTCAATTGCAACATGCCATCACGAATACTCATCTGGAGTTTACCCGATAATGTATGTCCGAGGATCACTGAATCTCCCGATAAACCACTCGCTTTGAGATATAAATCAGAGAAACCTGTTAGTGGGAAAGGAAGCAAGTGGATAGGCTTTAAAGGCAGACTGTTGGCTTCCATATTTATTTCCCATGGCGCACCTTTATCCTGATAGGCCCATTTCCCGGAGGCTTTGATATATCCGTTATTATATGGAATAAACAGACGGTCCAGATACCAGTTATGTCCTGAGCTATGCATTTCCATGATGCCCTGGCTTGCAATTGTGTCGTCGTAGCTGAGACTATCGACCGAAAGACTTACTTTTCCGTTCCATAGTCCCCATTTGTTTTGTGATTTGATATGTGTATCTGAGGCATCAAGATTAATGCCTGAAAGTTGCCAATAGGGCTTTCGAGCCAGCTGAATGATTTGACTGTTTTGGATTTTGATATTGTCGGCTGATAGTTCGTTGAGGTGTTTTGTATAAGTTTTTAACCATGGGAATGTGGTGACAGTATCTTGCTCAATAAACCATTTGAGTCCGGTAACCTCTATTTCCTTTATGCTGATTTTTTCCGGGGTGAATTGACCAGAAAAATGAACATTTCCCTGTAAAATTGAAGCATTAAAATCTTCTATGTCAATTTTACGGGGCGATAAAAGGATACTCAGATCTGGCTCAATCCATTGGTAGTTGTCAATTGAAATACTGTCTGCACTCAAAGATAACCGGGCATCATTCTGTGTCCATACAGTATTTTCCTGCGGGCTGAACGACAAACCAGAAGCGGATAAGTCACAATTTATCAACTTGAGATGAGGGGAAGTGAACTGACTGGTCAGGAGATCTATGCGCTCTATTTTGTTGATTGAAAGTGAAGCCAGTTCCTGAAATTTATATCGTAATTGTTGAATTTGCGATAACGAGAGATCGAGTTTTTCTGCAGAAAGATGACTGACATTCCACTGTTGGTTGTGCTCGTTTGCCGATAAGGATATTTTTCCTTGTCTCCAGTTGAATGATAAGCTTTGTATTGAACTGTGATCTGCTATGTACTTACCGGTTAACAGTACGTTTTTAAATGACTCTCCCCGCCATAATATTGTCTTTATATACAGTTGAATATTTCCGGAAGGAAGGATGTTTAACTGACTATCCCGCCATTCAGGATGTTCGATTTGGATGTCGAGATTCTGCAGCACTGCGCCACTTTCTGTTGTGAAATTCACGTTTTTTGCGGCAAACTGATTCATCTTTATCAGAGAAGGTATAGATAAAACCGGTGGTGATGCCTTGATGTCAGCATCACTCATTAAAAATGAATCCAGAACGATCTGATGAATATTTGTTTGATAAGGATTGAACCAAAGATCAATGCTGCCGAACACAGGAGAGTCGGATGAAAGCATCGTATTTTGTAATTTGAAGTGAAAAGGGAAAATATAGGTCACTTTCTCAGTTTTGAAAGAAGGGAAATAGGTCTCTTTCAGGAGCCACTGAGTCGCGGGTGTCAGGTATTGGGTATTTAAAATAAATCCAATACCTGCGCAGACACTAACTATCAGAAGTGCAATAAAGAAAATACTTAATCGTATAATGCCGGCTTTTGTCATCGAATCAAATTTATCAAACAGTTGGCTAATTTTATGTAGGATGGTCTTGTTTCATTCGAAAATCAAGGATCTTATCTGGATGGTAAAACATTGAGCAAACAGGGAAATAATTATATCAGGAATTTGGTTCTGTTATATGTTTGCTGGTGCCAGGATCCCCCTTTTCATCGTTGATGAAAAGGGGGAAATCCGTTGAGACTAGTCTAACTGAGGACCAGCATTAACAAGTAATTTTCCTTCTTCGTTGTCAGTATATTTCTCAAAGTTTTTAATGAACCGGGAAGCCAAATCTTTTGCTTTGCTTTCCCACTGCAGCGGATCAATGTATGTATTCCGGGGATCTAAAATTTCAGGATCAACGCCAGGTAAAGCGGTTGGAGCTTCCAGATTAAAAACAGGAATTTTTTTCGTGGGTGCATTTTCAATAGAGCCGTCCAGTATTGCATCAATGATACAACGTGTATCCTGAATTGATATACGTTTGCCGGTGCCATTCCAGCCTGTATTGACCAGATAAGCCTCTGCACCAACGGATTCCATCCGTTTCACTAAAACATCCGCATATTTTGTTGGGTGAAGTGTTAAAAATGCAGCGCCGAAGCAGGCTGAGAATGTCGGGGTTGGTTCGGTAATTCCCCGTTCGGTACCTGCTAACTTCGCCGTGAAACCGGAAAGGAAATGGTATTTAGTCTGTTCAGGTGTCAGTTTAGATACAGGAGGAAGTACGCCGAATGCATCGGCAGATAAGAAAATGACTTTTTTAGCGTGCCCGCCTTTTGATATCGGCTTCACGATATTATCAATATGATAGATCGGATATGATACCCGTGTATTTTCAGTTTTTGAGCCATCATCAAAATCAATACTACCGTCATTTCTTACTGTGACATTTTCCAGTAAAGCATCGCGGCGGATGGCATTGTATATATCCGGTTCGGCTTCTTTGCATAGTTTGATTGTTTTGGCATAACATCCGCCTTCGAAGTTGAATACACCATCATCATCCCATCCATGCTCATCATCTCCTATTAGCGCACGTTTAGGATCGGTCGAAAGCGTGGTTTTTCCGGTTCCGGATAAGCCGAAGAAGATTGCAACATCACCCTCTTTTCCCATATTGGCTGAGCAATGCATCGAAGCAACACCTTTCAGTGGCAGAAAATAATTCATGATAGCAAATATGCCTTTTTTCATTTCTCCGCCATACCATGTGCCGCCAATAAGTTGCATTTTTTCTGTCAGATTAAACACAGTAAAGTTTTCGGAATTAAGTGCATGTTTTTCCCAGTCTGGATTAGTACATTTTGCACCATTCATCACCACAAAGTTTGGCTCAAATGTTTCAAGTTCTTCATCTGATGGACGAATAAACATATTTTTGACAAAGTGAGCCTGCCATGCAACTTCAGTAATAAACCGGACATTCAAACGGGTATCCGGATTGGCACCACAGTAGCCGTCAATGACGAACAGACGTTTATCAGATAACTGTTGCGTAACTAATTTTTTGAGATCATCCCATACAGCCTGAGTGATTGGCTTATTATCATTTTTGACATTTTCAGATGTCCACCAGAAGTTTTCTGTTGTGGTATCATCTTTGACAATAAATTTATCTTTCGGTGAACGGCCAGTAAAAACGCCGGTATCAACGGCAACAGCGCCCATTTCTGTCACGATTCCTTTCTCATAACCTTCCAGTTGGGGAGCTGTTTCCTCTTCAAATAATTGTTCGTAACTTGGGTTGTATACAATCTCCGTTACATTGTTGATGCCATAAGAAGTAAGATCGATGTTTGCAGCCTTTAATTTTTCCATTACGGTCATAGGTGCTCCTTTGTAGGGTATGTAGATAAATTTTTGTATAATTGTTGGAATTTTTATCTGTTCTCATGCTAGCAACGGTCTCTTTTTAAAACAGGGATGCGGCTCAAAAAATAACCACGATTCTCATGCATGCATAGCTATTTGAAACATTTGGTCTTGCTTGGTACAAGTCAGATAAACCTACATAATTCCGAAGATGTCGGGCTATGTCTGTATTTCAATAGTCTGGGTGACAACAAATTAATTGTAGTACGAATATTTTTGCTGAGGTGAAGAAATGAAAACCAGTCATGACTGGTTTTCATTTACGTGATTTGGAATGAAAAACGAACTAATGAATGGTTCTGTCTGAGTCCGGTTGTCCCGCAAAAAGTTGATTCACATCATCCTCGGTAAAGTGGTAAGTCGTACCACAATAATCGCAGTGAAGAGTGATGTGTCCGTCCTGCAAAATGAGCTTGTTGACTTCATCTGCCGGAAGTGTCGTAATCGCTCTGCCGGTTCTCTGTCTTGAACAGTTACACTGAAAAGCAACGGGTTGCGGTTGAAATAGTTTTATTTCTTCCTGATGGTATAAGCGATAGAGCAAATCATTTGCCTGAAGAGAGAATAGTTCTTCAGCTGAGATTGTTGCCGTCAGTTGTTCCAGATGTTCAAAGTCATCAGGTGATCCGGTGCCATCAGGTAAGACCTGTAACAACATACCAGCGGCATGTGTCTCACTGGTATGAATCCATAATTTTGTTTTGAGCTGTTCAGAATGCTCAAAATAGCCTTCAAGTACTTCTGCCAGATTATCACCGTCTAAGCCAACTATTCCCTGATATCTTTCACCCTGTTCGGGCTCAATTGTGATGACCAGGTGGCCTTTACCCATGAGCTGGTGCAATGTGGCACTTTCCGGAATTTCACCTTCCCACCGGGCAACGCCTCTGACCTGCTGATTATGATCGCCATTAATCACTGCTAAAGAGACTGCACCATCTCCCTGTAGCTGAATTGTAATGGACCCTTCAAACTTCATCGTTGCTGTCAGCAAGGTTGTCGCAACAAGTAATTCTCCCAGTAACGCTTTTACCGGGGCTGGATATGTCTGACCAGATGTTAACTGTTGATAAGTCTCATCCAGTTGTACCAGTTCACCACGTACCGATAAGTTTTCAAAAAGGTAGCGGTTT carries:
- a CDS encoding bifunctional GNAT family N-acetyltransferase/hotdog fold thioesterase, which produces MFKIISPTTENQLNKYYQFRWQMLREPWQMPFGSERDEYDSMSHHRMIVDSRGRPMAAGRLYITPDCEGQIRYMAVKSNRRNRGMGALLLVTLESLARQEGAKRLVCNAREDAIGFYEKNGFERRGELSDEKGPVRHQQMVKVLDPMVNVQRKPQWCSELQERWEHQIPISEKMGIKVNQYTGYQFECSAPINPNLNPHDTMFAGSVFTLATLTGWGMAWLLMKERNLYGDIVLVDSRIRYRHPIIQSPVAVTSLDEISGDLDRLESGRKARIIVNVIVKSGDESAVQFIGTYMLIPNYKALLGHQ
- a CDS encoding virulence factor BrkB family protein codes for the protein MNLSAYLISLTSYFDYLRARLKHDRIHVNAGYLAYISLLSLVPMLTVLLSVLSAFSLFDGVGDTLQTFIISHFVPTAGEAINQALREFVSNTSKMTTFGGIFLFVVSLSLISNIDKTLNYIWRVKKKRRWALSFSVYWTILTLGPLFMGTSIAVTSYVTSLNLIDNETFNSVTQILLRWLPFLLTLSVFTGLYIFVPNTPVQVRHAVYGAFVAAMLFELSKKCFALYITHFPSYQLIYGAIAIIPILFVWVFLSWLIVLLGAEVTASLGEYNLWRQDADVIESEPLSGQMIETEERKNCDSIDSEGV
- the glnA gene encoding glutamate--ammonia ligase translates to MSVENVLSLIQENEVKFVDLRFTDTKGKEQHVSIPAHQIDADFFEEGKMFDGSSVAGWKGINESDMVLMPDASTAVLDPFTEDSTLNIRCDVLEPTTMQGYDRDPRSIAKRAEDYMRSAGIADTVLFGPEPEFFLFDDVKFNSGMSGAMYSIDDIEAVWNTGASLEGGNKGHRPGVKGGYFPVAPVDSSQDIRSAMCLIMEEMGLVVEAHHHEVATAGQNEIACRFNTLTSKADEIQIYKYVVHNVAHAYDKTATFMPKPLVGDNGSGMHCHQSLAKDGVNLFAGDKYGGLSETALYYIGGIIKHARAINAFANASTNSYKRLVPGFEAPVMLAYSARNRSASIRIPVVPSPKARRIEVRFPDPTANPYLAFAAMLMAGLDGIKNKIHPGDAADKDLYDLPAEEAAQIPTVAESLDQALAALDADRAFLTEGGVFSDDFINSYIDLKAQDVEKLNMTTHPVEFEMYYSV
- the glnL gene encoding nitrogen regulation protein NR(II), with the translated sequence MGSELCETILNNIVTSTLILDESLCVRYANPAAEQLFSQSVKRIIDQPLSNLIQHASMDLALLSQPLQSGQSITDSDVTFVVDGKPLMLEVTVSPITWQKKLMLLIEMRKIGQQRRLSQELNQHAQQQAAKLLIRGLAHEIKNPLGGLRGAAQLLERTLPDQSLTEYTQIIIEQADRLRALVDRLLGPQKPGNKYSENLHLILEKVRQLVELDANANLVIERDYDPSLPDIIMDTDQIEQALLNIVNNAAQILTKQAHGKIILRTRTVHQANIHGQRHKLVARIEIIDNGPGIPSKLQDTLFYPMVSGREGGSGLGLSISQNLIDQHGGKIDVESWPGRTAFTIYLPIK
- the typA gene encoding translational GTPase TypA, yielding MTTPQIDKLRNIAIIAHVDHGKTTLVDKLLQQSGTLQSRGEVEERVMDSNDIEKERGITILAKNTAILWNDYRINIVDTPGHADFGGEVERIMSMVDCVLLIVDAVDGPMPQTRFVTQKAFAHGLKPIVVINKIDRPGARPDWVMDQVFDLFDNLGATDEQLDFQVVYASALNGWASLDEGETTENMEALFQAIVDNVEAPKVDLEGPLQMQISQLDYSSYVGVIGVARVTRGKVKPNQQVTVIGADGKTRNGKVGTVLGYLGLERHEVEQATAGDIVAITGLGELKISDTICDTNAVEAMKPLSVDEPTVTMTFQVNTSPFAGKEGKFVTSRNILERLEKELVHNVALRVEQTDDPDKFRVSGRGELHLSILIENMRREGFELAVSRPEVIIKEENGQLMEPFETVTIDVLEEHQGGIMENIGLRKGELKDMSPDGKGRVRMDFDMPSRGLIGFQTEFMTLTSGSGLLYHTFDHYGPHKGGTIGQRNNGVLISNATGKALTYALFNLQDRGRLFAEHADEVYEGQVIGIHNRSNDLTVNCLKGKQLTNVRASGTDEAQVLSPAIKYTLEQALEFIDDDELVEVTPENIRIRKKHLTENDRKRAARTEK
- the dtd gene encoding D-aminoacyl-tRNA deacylase; translated protein: MIALIQRVSEASVTVEGEIISEIRQGLLVLLGVEKDDDEAKAKRLVDRVTTYRVFEDESGKMNKNVQQVDGECLVVSQFTLPADTRKGTRAGFSRGAKPEDAERLYDYFSDLCEQVVPTARGIFAADMKVALVNDGPVTFWLQV